DNA from Flavobacterium aestivum:
GGCTAACTCATTATTGATTGTTCGGTCAAATTTTTCTTTAAAGGATTCTGGAGTTCTGTAACACAACATTGCATGAATGCGAGCATCTTCTATTGGTTTAGAAGAATTATTCAGAATTTGTTCTTGCAAAAAGCAATTGGCAATCAGCCAGTCAGTCGCTTTCCAGTCGCTTGCAATAGGAATTAAATGTTGTGCAATCTTAGGTTCTAATGCAGCTATTTCCCATGCAATTCCGCCTCCTACAGAACCACCAATAATAGCATACAATTGATTTATTTTAAGGATTTTGAGCCCTTCTATAAAAAGTCTGGCTATGTCTCTTGCAGTAAAATCCAGATAGTTTTCGATAATGGTATCATCAAAGCCATTTCCTGGTACATTAAAAGCTAGTATGGTATATTTATTGGTATCTATTGTTCTGTCCTCACCAATGAGTACATTCCACCATCCATTTAAACCCACAACTTGAGAGTTTCCGGTTAGTGCATGATTGACCAAAATAATAGGTGCTGTATGTAATGCAGGGCCAAAAAGATGATAACTCAAATTGATGGTTGCACAAAAAGCACCCTTTTCGGTAGTAAAATTTTGTATGGTAATTGTGGTTGGCTTATTTTC
Protein-coding regions in this window:
- a CDS encoding alpha/beta fold hydrolase, with translation MENKPTTITIQNFTTEKGAFCATINLSYHLFGPALHTAPIILVNHALTGNSQVVGLNGWWNVLIGEDRTIDTNKYTILAFNVPGNGFDDTIIENYLDFTARDIARLFIEGLKILKINQLYAIIGGSVGGGIAWEIAALEPKIAQHLIPIASDWKATDWLIANCFLQEQILNNSSKPIEDARIHAMLCYRTPESFKEKFDRTINNELAVFNIESWLSHHGTKLQKRFQISAYKLMNQLLKTIDIARERESFLAVATQIEADIHIVGINSDLFFTVKENKETYETLKKHKENVTFQEIDSVHGHDAFLIEYKQLDNLLKGIF